gtatttcttaCCTCCTTGAGCACCATAAGCAGTGTCATCTGGTTTCATtacattcaagagaaggcagacatctctaaagctgatatctccaacactcgttacctcacaccaaaacaatctagattgataaatagcactacaggtaagaggaaaaaatatgtatttttaaactttaataaaGACTTCAATAATAGGTAGTTTTTGAAACCTTACTCAGTCAAAGCctaacaaataaatgtagcttCGATAAAACAAACATTCCTACACTAACTTACATGTAAGTAACCCCAGCTTATGTtacatttaatgtaaaaaaaaaaggtcactaATAATGACAAGCCTACTGCAAGAGTATACAGGCCAGTCTTATTCTTACCAACTTACCAGTCAGAGGCTTTCAGCAAAGTTCACTGCCTAGCACCAACTGGCAAAGATAGCAGTTATGCTAGCTGGTGACGAAAGTCCAACGTTAGCAAGCTAAAGCACCTTAGACGTTGTCAGAGACCAAAACgaagttaaaaaagaaagtgaatatCAGATTTATATTTGTTAGGTGGACAGAAACAGGGCTCCAGTGGAGAAAAATGTTGCATTGTGTCTGTTGCCTGTCTGCTGTAtgtgttagcagttagctagcATATTAACAACGTTAGCCAGCCGTGTGTGTTGTTAGCCAATGGAGGTTTTCTGCCCCAAAAcgagttttgtttttgtctgtctcttGTTCCCAGGTTAGATATCTGCCCTGGGCTTTAACAGTAATCTTTTTATATAGGTTTAAAACTTACAGCACATATACGTTTTTATAAATGATACTTAAAGTGTTAGCTGCCAATGCTATAAGGCAGGCTGAGGCATATTGATTGCTCCAGAAGTTGCCATTAGCATCCTCTGCGGGGTGACAAGTTTACTAGCTGCACTCAGTtttctaattttcttttctttgctctTCTTATGCATCATTTTTCTAAAAGTAATACTTTTATTGCTCCAATgacctttttttaattcattataTTTTAACTCATTCCTCCACAGCGGGAGCCAACAGCGCGTGTGGTTGCTGTTTCCCACCCTCCTCCGCTCCGCTATGTCAGTGTCAGTAAGGGAGGCCAGATCACTGTCTGGAGCAGCAGCCTACACATCCTCAAAACCCTAGGGGTGAGTGACATCATGGTACTACTTTTACATTCACATGGAAGcacaacacactcactcacacgtTTTATATTTAATTCTATTTAATGCAGCTTGCTGGAGATCCAACAGAGGAAGTGGCCAACACCAGGAGATTCAGAGGCTGGACCACTGATGCTGTCTCTATGGGCAATGTCCACAAGGTTGCCATAGCAACCGACTGCAGGGACTTGCATTTTGTCAATGTCTCCATGGGCAGTTTGTTTGAAGATGTCCACTTGTTTGGTATACTTGATTGCTGTTACTAAACTGAGCTGTTCACTAATAAGAATCAGTGACTGTACAATAATCCAGATTTTCAAGTGTTAACTCTTTGTCTCGTCTTTGCTCCAAGGGTTTCGTAGTCTCCCGACTGCTCTTTGTTACTGGTATGATGTTCAGGTAGGACCACTATTCCCTTGATATGTCCTTTTTTGCTTCACAAATGTACTCGAAAATCAATAAACTCATCACTTCATGTGGTTTTTCCCTCAAAGTGTCCAAAGCGACCTTCACTGCTGCTACTGGGGGATGAAAGAGGAGGTGTACATCTCATGTGGTTCCTGAACCCATCTAAAGGTCTTTTCAAAAATCCATCCAAGACAGAGAAGGGCCCGCAGAGGATCTTTTTTCCAGTAAGCATGGCCTTGTCTATTTAATTACTTAGCTCAGTCTCTGGTTCTTGCAGAGAAAATTGCCATGCAAACCCAAATTTTAAACAGTGTAACAGTGAGTCAGCAATAATAAGCACTTATTGACTTCACACCATTTTACATATAAGCATTTATTGTTATCCTTCGTGACAACAGGACCTCGGTAAACACAGCGACATGGTCTCCTACCGTCACATCCCCAACATCCACCAGGAGCCAATCAACAGAGTGATGTTTGAGCCTGACGCCAATGTagtcatgacatcatcagaaagTGACACCACCTCTGTGGTCTTTATGAATGTGTCACTGAAGCAGGAGCCTTATATTTGGAAACTTAAGCAGGTAACCGACAGTGAAAATGACACAGTGTGATTTTGTCTGATGCTAATAGCAGGTTATTATGTGTTGTGTATTATATAATAGTGCAtcatacttttttcttttggttaTACTTGTATAATgaaagtttttgttgttgaatttTTAAGAACTTTCAGAAACACATGTTCAGGTTTAAGCACTCAGTGATTCAGTCTCTCAGAATTCCAACTCTTTCCAGATATTTATTTCTCTATTAAAGTTGAATgagaaaaatgacaataaaaaaacagggaGAGAGTATAAtgatttttgtcattatatagtttTGATGTGGATCAAGGTCAGATGAACACATGTCACAGTACTCTGGTCTGGGTGACCCTGTCCTAATTGGGTGGGTCAGAGTTTGGAAATCCACTTTCACTCCATTAAAATTATTTAGAAATCAATAAATGTCCTTACATGGCAAATGCAAATAGTGCATCCCCCATTCACTGAATTATCCCGAGCCAATTTTATGTAGAAGAACAAATATGAAATGTGAGTCAAATTACTTATTTCTAAATTTGATTCTTGCTCAGCACGCAGAAGCAGACGGTGCCACTGACTGTGGAGAGAAAAAGTAATGCTACTGCACAAAATGTTATTAAACTGGGTGGTGATGCTTCCTGTTATTCACAATGGGGGTTTTTTGAGCAAGCACGCTCATTTTATACTCCAATTAACTGTctggacattttaacaatgaaaaaatattgaaaCCAGCTGACTTTATTTATATCTTTAGAAGCATGAGCATGCTTTATTTTTCAAGGGACAGAGCCACTAAGGAGAcggttcatcccaaaatcaaaatatatatttttcctcttacttgtagtgctgtttatcagtctagattgttttggtgtgagttgcagagtgttggagatatcagctgtagagacgttcaaagcacaaaaaatacatttgtaaaactcaacagcaatgtctcgttccagaaatcatgagccggttactcaagataatccacagaccttgttttgagcagtttcctgtaggaactattttctttctaccgaactacacccgccaattGTATAATCAGGCAGAAGGacgtgtgcatctactcatggatcagaggctcgtgcttgtgacagtgcaaaatgtaaacattaatgccatcctcctcggctgagctttaacgttagctagctcagtggtgctaggtgagatagcagtagatgcactcttccttctgcgcagtgatgcAGTTGgggggtgtagttcggtagaaataaaatagttcctacatgaaactgctcacaacaaggtttgtggattatcttgagtaactgggtcactatttctggaaagagacattgctgttgactatttaaaatgtatttttttgagcaccacaagccgagtacCAACTAGTTCGATGACAttcaagaaaaggcagacatctctacagccgacaTCTCCAACACccaacaactcacaccaaaaccatctagatggataaacagcactacaagtatgaggaaaaagatgtatttttgattttgggggtgaactgtccctttatacACCAGTTCATGTGTATCTGCATTAAGCAACATATTCTGTATCCCATCCTGGTCTTTTTGTCTCATTTCAGGGAGCTAAATGTTTCGACTACAATGCGTCTCTGCAGTTGCTAGTCACAGGAGGTTGTGACCGAACAGTCAGACTATGGACTCGATTTGTGACCACACGTCCCGTAGCTACGCTGCTGGGTCACCGCACCACTGTGTTGGATGTTGCAATCTACCAACCTGTTGGGCAGATCTTCAGCTACTCCAGAGATGCTGTGAGTCATTAGAGATGATGCTTAGATCTGTTTTACGCAACATGATCACAACAGAgcttgtttatttttaagtgaATGAATTGTTTCTTTGTCAGGAGCTGAgggtttgggacatttccagtcatCACTGTTTGAAAGCCGTCTCCCTGCAGTTCCCCTGCCAGCAGCCAGGTCGAATCCCAGAACACGGCAACTTCCCCTTCCTGTTGCTGAGCCCTCCTCTTCCTGAGCATACACAGTCTCATCTGGTGGTGGGATGCAAAGATTACCTGGCCCTGCTCAACCTGGCTGAGACAAGAAGAGGAGGGGGCGGATGGCTGACAGATGAAGAGAGGGAACCGGGACCAAAAATTCAAAGTGGTCCTGCCCTCTCCTGCGCTTTGTACAACCCCGCTCTGAGACAGGTAGTGACTGGACATGTCGATTCATCTATGTCTCTGTGGGATGTGGAGACAGGAAGGAGGCGACTTCAGATCTTAAACACTCATGGAGAGGATGCCGTCACCTGCATGGCACTAGACTCCTCCCACAAAAGACTGATTACTGGGGCTCGCAATGGCACTGTTAAGGTTTGATACCACTTCTCACTATCAGTTTGTACAAAAATGCTGAATTTGTTCCAGTTGGTGCACCAACAATGTgtatacatatttatttcacaTATATGAGAaagtcagagagaaagagttTGTTAATGAGAGGATCGTTTCCCCAGCAGGTGTGGAACTTACTAAATGGCCTTAATTTGCACAAACTGGAGCCTGTCACCAATTCTGAGGTCACCGGGTTGACCTGTCTCCATGACAACAAGGTGCTGGCTGTGGGGTGGAGCCAGCGAATCGCTCAGTATGACATTGCAACTGCCAAGGTAAAATGAAACTTAAATTGACAATCCACAGCACTCTCACATAGAGTGACTTTACACCAGGCTGAGAATCAGTGTTTCCCTGCCTTCTCTGGTTGAATGTTTCAGGCCTGTTGCACCTGTAATCACACataacagtgatgtcacagggaaTAGATCCATGTAGTATCACTACATCAAAGTGTGAAATTCAACCCTTgaatagcagcaaaacaagaTTTTAAGTTACTCTTTAACTGTTTACTTTTaactaacacaacaaaataaatagaagGGAACTTGGAGAGCACACACCAGTCTGCCAAGGCCAATAGTCCAGTCTTTACTGATATGCACATCTGCAAGCACAACCACTGTATCGCTGGATATATTTCCAAAACTATAAGAATTATGTTAAAATGCTGTTGTGCATTACTGAAACCTTATTACCTCAGCTGTGCATTTATTAGGTAtttttacaacaacattaattttattGCCTGCTCTTGGGAAGCGTAAATTTTTCCTTATATGTCTGCTGGGTTTTATTGCAGATAATTCACATTTGGATGCGAGTAAGAGTGTAATTAGTTGCATAGCCTATTATGTGTGTACTTACGTTTCCATAGCCACAACTTAGTTTGAGAAAAAATGTCAATACAATTGTATCAGTTCTCCCTGAGTGCTCTATAGAATCTGCTTTCTGTAATCCTCTGTAGGCGTCCCCTACAGAGGATTACTGGTATCTCTGAATGTGGATTGTGATATGGAGTTGTTGGATTCCTAAAACTGGCTGTTTTGGCACTACCGAACTTCACTAACATCCACTGGATTTGAAGATGTATGGCAGTTATTACACTGaggccaaatgccctatctAACAATATTAacgaaagtgaaaaataattagcGTATTCGCCCCATGAGTTAGATCTGCTCCAAAATTCTGTCTTGGCTCACGCTACAGCCTTACACCAAGTCTCATGAAAATTGGGCCAGCAGTTTgttgtaatcctgctgacaaacagacaaaaagaaaagctgaATCAAAAACTTACACTTGTTGATGGAGGTAATAATGAACCATGATATTCCAGGTCTTacatttttccctttattttcaATTGAAAGTCAAGATACAGAATATTTAAGGTACCAATTTGTACAACCTTAACACATAATAAACATTTGTAACACccatttttttgtacaaatttgAAACTTGCATTGTTCAAGTATATTGCTTGCTAGCAGTGTTGTTCTTCCTTGCTTTCTTTAGCGCATTGCCGCAGGATACCTCACATAATCAAACTTGAAGtaagaaaaaatacaagacattCTTAATTTTGTGCATGTCTGGTAGGTCTTTTCAGGGAAAAATGCTTTGCTGGACAAAAAATACTTTGTCATGTTTCTAACAGTAAGAGCCATTTGTTTAGAAAAATAGGATAACTGCAGTTAGCGTGAGCAGATATCATTACTGGACGGacaagaaagacagaaacacagcattAAATACATTACAAGAACTTTAGATTGACAGGCAATTCCGGGAAGTGCAGCACGCATATTCACTAATGACCAAAAATCTTAAATACATCAAGATGCACACATCGAAAAGTCTTAGTCTACACGCCTTTGCTCATCCACAAGTTCTTCCCCAGATGTTGAATGCTGGATGATGATtcccacacaaacagctgtcacCATAGTGACTAATCTGGTACAGACTTAAAACACTACATTTTTGTTAAGAAACAGTTTGTCGTTCAGCCTGAGAAAATATTTCCTGCAATTGTAGCACAAAGTGTATTTGAATAAATCCAATAAATATGTAGGTGAATCTGTGGTATCTTTAAATCAGACctcttgtgtctttttattgttaGCAATGTCTAGAACGTTTTAGAGCATAAAAAAGATTCACCACATCCACTGACACATTTATGCACGCTGACACTCTGGTTATAAGAAATAAAGATGAAGCATTGCCAGTGCCAGTATAAACACCAGTATGACCTGCAACATGAGACAAAAGTCTAGACGTGCATATTTTTACACCTCAAATTCTTGTGTTACATTTTACCTCTCAACCTTTAACTACCATCTGCTCTGCGGTTGGATTCATCCCTCGACTACAGCAGTAACATTCAGTATTCATGCTTCTCCAGCAAATTCCCAGTCCTGTTTCTCCCCTACTCATAATGTTTCTCACTGTAAAGCCCCCTGTGTCAGCAGAGCCAGGTCTGcgagaaaacattttcagtaaaaaataaacaagcaggtgatgtttgttttttttgagagTAAATGATATCAGTGAATGACgtaaattacatttacacacGCACCTGCTGAGATCAAAGACATCCGTGCCATGCAAGACATCTGCGGCAGTATTTCTCTGGCGTCCATCATGCTGAGCCTCCGCGTAGTCCATTTTAAAGAGCTGACCTCAACACTGTAGCCCAGAGGTGTAAACAAAATCAGTAAAGCAGAGAAGGAAATAGAGCTGCTTTCCACAAggcaacacaaacaattacatgTGATTTCAGATCATTTGCAAACTGTCACATGGTGAGAAGTGATGTGCAAGGAGTTGCACAATTTCAACCAACAAGCTCAGGCACACAGTGGAATACAGCACAGGACTATTGATTTTGAACCTGAATATTACATTCAAATGTTTCCTTCATTTATGTAATCAGTAACaagctttgctgttgtttaatatTGCCATCTTTACTGTACGTATAGGATTTGTATGTAAGAGCTGACATGTCATGGAAGTCCAGCGGTGTCCACAAATCAGACATCTTGGCCGTGTGTCAGTGCTCTGCTCTGGGCGTTGTTGCCACTGCGAGCCATGATGGAGAGGTCATTATCTGGAGGCTTGAGACGCAAGGACCAGTGCTTCACTTACAGAGACGGACACAGAATGGGTGAGAAAATGtagctttgtgtgtgttatctTCAAGTGGCAACTGAAGAATTAAGCCGACaccaagtgccaaaaactgcagttcctcaagtGACCTCTTGAGGCCCCAGAtgccagtcagtccccatagacacccatgttaaaaatgcccaaaaacacaTGTTAAAGTTCATTCAAATATCGTCACCTCTTGTTAAAGCCTTGCGCAAGACTGTTTTCCTAATCCTGCTCCTGCACACCCTGGGTGTAGCTCCCGCCTACACCCGCAAACACTTTGACCATACATGCCCACACAAGAGATTGATTATCAATAAATTGAGTCTTCTACTTTGCCACAGGGAAACATTTCattcataattacagttattcTGGTGTCCCTGGGGttcagtgttattattattatctataATATGCCCTGCTTTTCTTTTGTATTGTAATGTCTTGCTTTTATCTTATTTTCTACTTCACTTGTTGACGTCTCCATCCTTCAAGTTAATTAATCTCTTGAACCCACATGTTTTTTTCGACGGCCTGCTCCCACAAGCAGCAAAGATAAAACCAAGTGTTCCTACGAGGTTTGTGTTGGGTCCCGCAGGACTCTTGGGatcccaatcccaatgcagtcCTGTACCTcaggtcacttctggctctaaatATCCATGTTGGCTATGGCCAAATGCCAAACTagaggctttaaaatgggagcccacaaaccaatgggtgacgtcatggtggctacatcGATTATCTTTATAGTCTGTGGTCGACCTGCTAAGATTTGTAACCGTCCCAATATAAACTCATTTTGAGCAAGCTAAAATTTGTCTCCTCACTTCATCACTTGTGATATCATAGGCACCACTGACCAGATGTGGGATACTTGATGTATCTTACAAGTTTTGACATTAATCAAACTGACactaatctttttttattactcTCCAAAAATGTTAAGGATAACACAATAAATTCCAAGACTTTGTAACTGATTATATTTACTCAAGAAGTGTACTTAAGTAAGTGTTTGAGGTACTTATTTACTTTTCTTAACTATTTCCACTCTACGCTACCTTATACCTCAACTCCACAACACTTCAGAGGACAATATTGTACtgcattaaagaaaaacaaacatataataTGCTACGAAATGCAATGCATTGTTAAAGAATAAACCAATGGTTCCTAAAcgtttatttatatagtacctttcaaaacacagttacaaagtgctgtacaataaactaaacacatttaaaacacaaggagaGTAAAGCAAATAA
The Epinephelus moara isolate mb chromosome 13, YSFRI_EMoa_1.0, whole genome shotgun sequence genome window above contains:
- the LOC126400128 gene encoding WD repeat-containing protein on Y chromosome isoform X2, with translation MNILRNRKNPWVLYETEVPYSRFCDPACGVSPAEKLSPEHLQHLRNAFTHPKAGAQTHENRPKGRSRRNRGGNEEHGMKFEEFRDVLRSVVGPDVEDTWVERFFGEVDIRCTGEVNWQQLCSYLLLEYTERERASIPRAALLDSQPLMRHCSYNKREPTARVVAVSHPPPLRYVSVSKGGQITVWSSSLHILKTLGLAGDPTEEVANTRRFRGWTTDAVSMGNVHKVAIATDCRDLHFVNVSMGSLFEDVHLFGFRSLPTALCYWYDVQCPKRPSLLLLGDERGGVHLMWFLNPSKGLFKNPSKTEKGPQRIFFPDLGKHSDMVSYRHIPNIHQEPINRVMFEPDANVVMTSSESDTTSVVFMNVSLKQEPYIWKLKQGAKCFDYNASLQLLVTGGCDRTVRLWTRFVTTRPVATLLGHRTTVLDVAIYQPVGQIFSYSRDAELRVWDISSHHCLKAVSLQFPCQQPGRIPEHGNFPFLLLSPPLPEHTQSHLVVGCKDYLALLNLAETRRGGGGWLTDEEREPGPKIQSGPALSCALYNPALRQVVTGHVDSSMSLWDVETGRRRLQILNTHGEDAVTCMALDSSHKRLITGARNGTVKVWNLLNGLNLHKLEPVTNSEVTGLTCLHDNKVLAVGWSQRIAQYDIATAKDLYVRADMSWKSSGVHKSDILAVCQCSALGVVATASHDGEVIIWRLETQGPVLHLQRRTQNGTLPPVDSLLFLQHRASNRKLRNRGVLVSSQAGCVCFWSITGQTHAYGQFYAPQQPGERVLCLSSDQTTNTILVSGDTAGWLQIWDIYHYALDIQREPACDRPPLLQCWKAHERALVSVEVLEVADRLFILTASADGSAGLWTKDSGHVGSFGQEVMWNISDPATYQRKTQKKLTEATEDTEERTESDETVLSEVKSREPDPTNRGQTSQQECCSEASSSSPAENDHKQPQQPMYLCEALCQERTHLCDDIRHSNHC
- the LOC126400128 gene encoding WD repeat-containing protein 49 isoform X4, yielding MNILRNRKNPWVLYETEVPYSRFCDPACGVSPAEKLSPEHLQHLRNAFTHPKAGAQTHENRPKGRSRRNRGGNEEHGMKFEEFRDVLRSVVGPDVEDTWVERFFGEVDIRCTGEVNWQQLCSYLLLEYTERERASIPRAALLDSQPLMRHCSYNKREPTARVVAVSHPPPLRYVSVSKGGQITVWSSSLHILKTLGLAGDPTEEVANTRRFRGWTTDAVSMGNVHKVAIATDCRDLHFVNVSMGSLFEDVHLFGFRSLPTALCYWYDVQCPKRPSLLLLGDERGGVHLMWFLNPSKGLFKNPSKTEKGPQRIFFPDLGKHSDMVSYRHIPNIHQEPINRVMFEPDANVVMTSSESDTTSVVFMNVSLKQEPYIWKLKQGAKCFDYNASLQLLVTGGCDRTVRLWTRFVTTRPVATLLGHRTTVLDVAIYQPVGQIFSYSRDAELRVWDISSHHCLKAVSLQFPCQQPGRIPEHGNFPFLLLSPPLPEHTQSHLVVGCKDYLALLNLAETRRGGGGWLTDEEREPGPKIQSGPALSCALYNPALRQVVTGHVDSSMSLWDVETGRRRLQILNTHGEDAVTCMALDSSHKRLITGARNGTVKVWNLLNGLNLHKLEPVTNSEVTGLTCLHDNKVLAVGWSQRIAQYDIATAKDLYVRADMSWKSSGVHKSDILAVCQCSALGVVATASHDGEVIIWRLETQGPVLHLQRRTQNGTLPPVDSLLFLQHRASNRKLRNRGVLVSSQAGCVCFWSITGQTHAYGQFYAPQQPGERVLCLSSDQTTNTILVSGDTAGWLQIWDIYHYALDIQREPACDRPPLLQCWKAHERALVSVEVLEVADRLFILTASADGSAGLWTKDSGHVGSFGQEVMWNISDPATYQSFVQQPSRE
- the LOC126400128 gene encoding WD repeat-containing protein on Y chromosome isoform X1, producing the protein MNILRNRKNPWVLYETEVPYSRFCDPACGVSPAEKLSPEHLQHLRNAFTHPKAGAQTHENRPKGRSRRNRGGNEEHGMKFEEFRDVLRSVVGPDVEDTWVERFFGEVDIRCTGEVNWQQLCSYLLLEYTERERASIPRAALLDSQPLMRHCSYNKREPTARVVAVSHPPPLRYVSVSKGGQITVWSSSLHILKTLGLAGDPTEEVANTRRFRGWTTDAVSMGNVHKVAIATDCRDLHFVNVSMGSLFEDVHLFGFRSLPTALCYWYDVQCPKRPSLLLLGDERGGVHLMWFLNPSKGLFKNPSKTEKGPQRIFFPDLGKHSDMVSYRHIPNIHQEPINRVMFEPDANVVMTSSESDTTSVVFMNVSLKQEPYIWKLKQGAKCFDYNASLQLLVTGGCDRTVRLWTRFVTTRPVATLLGHRTTVLDVAIYQPVGQIFSYSRDAELRVWDISSHHCLKAVSLQFPCQQPGRIPEHGNFPFLLLSPPLPEHTQSHLVVGCKDYLALLNLAETRRGGGGWLTDEEREPGPKIQSGPALSCALYNPALRQVVTGHVDSSMSLWDVETGRRRLQILNTHGEDAVTCMALDSSHKRLITGARNGTVKVWNLLNGLNLHKLEPVTNSEVTGLTCLHDNKVLAVGWSQRIAQYDIATAKDLYVRADMSWKSSGVHKSDILAVCQCSALGVVATASHDGEVIIWRLETQGPVLHLQRRTQNGTLPPVDSLLFLQHRASNRKLRNRGVLVSSQAGCVCFWSITGQTHAYGQFYAPQQPGERVLCLSSDQTTNTILVSGDTAGWLQIWDIYHYALDIQREPACDRPPLLQCWKAHERALVSVEVLEVADRLFILTASADGSAGLWTKDSGHVGSFGQEVMWNISDPATYQRKTQKKLTEATEDTEERTESDETVLSEVKSREPDPTNRGQTSQQECCSEGNHSVQTGVLRCCKHTHIRRWPLPDPGHLQSHLAVHWESPFQ
- the LOC126400128 gene encoding WD repeat-containing protein on Y chromosome isoform X3, which encodes MNILRNRKNPWVLYETEVPYSRFCDPACGVSPAEKLSPEHLQHLRNAFTHPKAGAQTHENRPKGRSRRNRGGNEEHGMKFEEFRDVLRSVVGPDVEDTWVERFFGEVDIRCTGEVNWQQLCSYLLLEYTERERASIPRAALLDSQPLMRHCSYNKREPTARVVAVSHPPPLRYVSVSKGGQITVWSSSLHILKTLGLAGDPTEEVANTRRFRGWTTDAVSMGNVHKVAIATDCRDLHFVNVSMGSLFEDVHLFGFRSLPTALCYWYDVQCPKRPSLLLLGDERGGVHLMWFLNPSKGLFKNPSKTEKGPQRIFFPDLGKHSDMVSYRHIPNIHQEPINRVMFEPDANVVMTSSESDTTSVVFMNVSLKQEPYIWKLKQGAKCFDYNASLQLLVTGGCDRTVRLWTRFVTTRPVATLLGHRTTVLDVAIYQPVGQIFSYSRDAELRVWDISSHHCLKAVSLQFPCQQPGRIPEHGNFPFLLLSPPLPEHTQSHLVVGCKDYLALLNLAETRRGGGGWLTDEEREPGPKIQSGPALSCALYNPALRQVVTGHVDSSMSLWDVETGRRRLQILNTHGEDAVTCMALDSSHKRLITGARNGTVKVWNLLNGLNLHKLEPVTNSEVTGLTCLHDNKVLAVGWSQRIAQYDIATAKDLYVRADMSWKSSGVHKSDILAVCQCSALGVVATASHDGEVIIWRLETQGPVLHLQRRTQNGTLPPVDSLLFLQHRASNRKLRNRGVLVSSQAGCVCFWSITGQTHAYGQFYAPQQPGERVLCLSSDQTTNTILVSGDTAGWLQIWDIYHYALDIQREPACDRPPLLQCWKAHERALVSVEVLEVADRLFILTASADGSAGLWTKDSGHVGSFGQEVMWNISDPATYQRKTQKKLTEATEDTEERTESDETVLSEVKSREPDPTNRGQTSQQECCSEASSSSPAENDHKQPQQPMEMLPLRIYPQSLGCGIRV